The genomic stretch AAATGCACTAAAGATATTTAGCCCTATTTTTTTCAACCAAAAATTTGATTTAATACAGAAAACGATTGCCAACTATATATGGACACGATTACTACCAGGACCCAAGAATTCCGTCTGCTACAGAACGGCATTATCCACACCAGGATCCTACCCAATTTATCCCTGACCCTGGACGATGGAAGAGAGAACCTCACCGCTGTATCGACCATAACCGGGAACAAGCCCGCATACTTGATGGTGGATATCAGCAAGGTCAAAGGGATTTCAAGTGAATGCAGGGACCTATTTTGTAGCAAGGACGCCGCCAAGGTCCAACATGCGGTGGGGATGGTGTCCACCTCTTCGATGGGAAGAATGATCGGGAATTTCTTTTTGGGCTTTAACAGGCCACCGTTTCCCATTCGGATTTTTGCCGATCATTCAGAAGCATTATCTTGGTTAACCACAATTAAGAATGGACAAGGAAAATAAACCAACTGATCTGGAAGACCAGGCCTTGATATCGGAGTTTATCCGATTGGTAGGGGAAATAGCCAGTTTAAATTTCCCTAGCAGGATTAATACCAACACCGGGGACACCTCTTTAGGCGTCCTTGCTGCGGGGCTGAACATGCTTAGTGAGGAAGTCGAAAAAAAAATGGTAGAGCTGTCCAACCTCAAGGAAGTCAACCATAACCTTGAAAATTTCTCCCTTACACTTGCCCATGACATCAAGTCCCCGTTGAACAATATCATGGGCATCATTGACCTTATGGATAGTGAGGTCGAAGAGGGTTCCTATGCAAATATCCCGGAATACATTGAGTTGATCAGGGCCATGAACAGCAAAAGCCTGGAGATCGTAAGTGGAATCCTGGAATACTCAAAATCCACTGTAAATTCCCGGAAGCTCAAATTGATCAGTATACAAAAAACGTGTGCACAGATCGTCGAATCCTTTTCCCGTGCCCACTCCATCAGGGTAACTTACCAGACCATGGTTCCCGAAATTTACTATGACCCCATGGCCCTCTACCAGGTGCTATCCAACTTGATCAACAATGCCATCAAGTTCAATAACAAACAGGAATGTGCGTTATTGGTCAAGAGTATTGAACGGCAGGATGATATTATGATCTCCATTCAGGACAATGGCCCGGGTATTCCGGAAAAATTCAGGGACAATATCTTCAATTTGTTCTTTCGGCTGAACCAGGAGAACCAACCAACGGGTACCGGGCTGGGCCTGGCCATCATCAAAAAAATCATACTGGAGAATAATGGAAAAATCTGGACGGAATCGCGTCCCGGAGAAGGCACCACCTTCTGTTTCACGGTTCAAAAGGCTCCCGGGTAACCTAAGGTGGATACGGCAGCCAATCATTTCCATTTCCCATCAAGAACCCTGTTCTTCCAATGGAATGGCAAACCAAAATACACTGCCTTTTCCCCGTTCCGACTCCACTCCTATTTTCCCATTGTTCATTTCTATGTATTGTCGGCATAAGACCAGCCCCAGGCCGGTGCCAATTTCATGGTGGGTACCTTCGGTGCTCATGTTCACTTCATCAAAGATATAGGGAAGCTTTTCGGCGGGAATCCCTGTTCCTGTATCTTCTACCGAAACCACCAGCAGCCTTTCCTCACTATCGCTTCTGGTGGAAAGTATGATTTGGTCTCCATTATCACAATACTTTATGGCATTGGCCAGAAAGTTTCGGACAACAATCTTGACCATTTCTTCATCCGCATAGGCCATACCTGGCTGTGTTCGGTCAGAAATTTCTATCCCCTTTCTTTTTGCGTCCCATAGAAGCAACGAAATGGTCTTTTCTACTAATCCTTTTATTTCAAACCCGTTTGGCCGTGCGGAAGCTTGGGTCATCTGGCTCTTTGCCCATAGAACAAGATCATTTACAAAATAATTGACCTCATTTAATTTCGTACTGATCTGTTGGGTGAGCATGTTCATTTCTTCTTTGTTGAACATCCCTTCCTGGTACATATCCACTGTGCTTTTCAGGGAATTCAGTGGTGTCTTCACATCATGTGCCACCACTGACAATATTCGGTCCTTGAATTTGCCTATCCTTTCCAGTTCCCTGTTCTGCTCATCAATCTTTTTCTGATGGGCCTTTTGTATCCTACTTGTACGACGGATATTTCTTAGGTACAGGGCCAATAAAAGGACTATAAAAACCAGCAGTATCGATACGGCAAGGATAAAATAGGTATAGTTGCGTTGGCGAAGCAATTGTCCCTGATACTTTTGGTTGACGGTTTGTATTTCCTGATCATGTCGAAACTGCTCCTCGGCCTTCACCAATTGCATCCTGACCTCTTGGTTCATCAAACTATCTCCGAGCAGTGTATATTCCTGATAACTGTCGAGTGCTGGTTTATAGTCTCCCATTGCCGCTTGGATCTTACTTAAAAAAAGAAATCCATCCCTTGTCAGGGCCATATGATGGATGTCTCTTGCCAGTTCAAGTCCCGTTTGCACCTGATCATATGCCTCCTTTAGTTTTCCCGTTTCAAGCAGGCACTTGGCTATTTTAAGGTTCGCCTCTGCCACCTTCTGTTCTGTTCCCAGCGCTACGGCAATGTTTTTTGCTTCAGCATACTTTTCCATGGCCTCCCCTGACTTTCCGGTCTGTTCCAAAAAGTCCCCTAACGCCATGAAGGCCCTGACCATGCCTGCCCGGTGGCCCAATTCCCCGCTTTCCTTCAGGGCTTTCTGATAAAACTCCTGGGCTTTTGCCGGCTGGTTTTCCTTGAGGTATACCCGGCCAATACTTATATCCAACAGGTGCAGGAGACGTTGGTAACCTGCTCGCTCATAAAGTTCCTTGCTCCGGGCAAAGGATTCTCTGGCTTCCTGCAATTTCCCCTGCAGCTCATATACTTGTCCAATGGTCCAGTGGTTTCGGGCTACTTGCTTTTCAAAACCGTTTGCGGTGGCGATTTCCAAGCCGCGATAAGCCAGTTGCTGAGCCTGTTCGTACATCCCTATATCCAGATAGACCATCGACAGGTTAATGCACAATACTCCTATTTCCTTGTTGAACCCCATCTTTTCGGCCTTCATCAGGGCATTCTTTTCCACCTCGATGGCCTCTTGGAAGTTTCCTTTTTCATAATGTGCCGTACCAATATGGATCATCGCTGTTACCGCACCCCTTTGGTAACCTATGCGCTTGCTGAATGTGAGGGATCTTTTCGATATGGCCATCACCGAATCCGGACTGGTGCTCCAATACCGATAGGCAAGATGGTTCAGGGTTCTGATAAAAACGGTATCTTTTTCATAACCGGGTTGTTGCTGAAACTGCACTACTTTTGCCCGTAAGCTATCCCTATCCAGCTCTTGGGCAACCGTTATAGAAGACCATATAACTTGTAATGCCCATAGGTACCAAAATACGCTCCAATGCTTATGTTTTATAAAAGTATTCGCCATAATTCCTTTACTCCTCATCAACTACAAATGGACCATAACACTAAAGAACCATATTTTCCAATAAAAACCAATTATAGAAACCGGCGGTAAATCCTCTTTAATTCCGGTCAGTTAAAACTTGTCCTTAGCGTCTTTTTGCACTCGCTGACAACTCAGGCAAACAAAAGACACCTTACCTGGACCGGACTTTACTTTACAAAAGAACGTGCCGGCGTTTTGTCCCTATCCATATAACTGGTTTAAACGATCATAAAATTTGTGGGTTTAACAAATTGTCCCTAAAACCCTATTTCCAGTATTCCTGAAATGGCAAACCTCAGATAACACACATTTCCCAGACATCCTTTACCGCTTTCTGATAATCA from Echinicola soli encodes the following:
- a CDS encoding STAS/SEC14 domain-containing protein, encoding MDTITTRTQEFRLLQNGIIHTRILPNLSLTLDDGRENLTAVSTITGNKPAYLMVDISKVKGISSECRDLFCSKDAAKVQHAVGMVSTSSMGRMIGNFFLGFNRPPFPIRIFADHSEALSWLTTIKNGQGK
- a CDS encoding sensor histidine kinase, with product MDKENKPTDLEDQALISEFIRLVGEIASLNFPSRINTNTGDTSLGVLAAGLNMLSEEVEKKMVELSNLKEVNHNLENFSLTLAHDIKSPLNNIMGIIDLMDSEVEEGSYANIPEYIELIRAMNSKSLEIVSGILEYSKSTVNSRKLKLISIQKTCAQIVESFSRAHSIRVTYQTMVPEIYYDPMALYQVLSNLINNAIKFNNKQECALLVKSIERQDDIMISIQDNGPGIPEKFRDNIFNLFFRLNQENQPTGTGLGLAIIKKIILENNGKIWTESRPGEGTTFCFTVQKAPG
- a CDS encoding ATP-binding protein, translating into MANTFIKHKHWSVFWYLWALQVIWSSITVAQELDRDSLRAKVVQFQQQPGYEKDTVFIRTLNHLAYRYWSTSPDSVMAISKRSLTFSKRIGYQRGAVTAMIHIGTAHYEKGNFQEAIEVEKNALMKAEKMGFNKEIGVLCINLSMVYLDIGMYEQAQQLAYRGLEIATANGFEKQVARNHWTIGQVYELQGKLQEARESFARSKELYERAGYQRLLHLLDISIGRVYLKENQPAKAQEFYQKALKESGELGHRAGMVRAFMALGDFLEQTGKSGEAMEKYAEAKNIAVALGTEQKVAEANLKIAKCLLETGKLKEAYDQVQTGLELARDIHHMALTRDGFLFLSKIQAAMGDYKPALDSYQEYTLLGDSLMNQEVRMQLVKAEEQFRHDQEIQTVNQKYQGQLLRQRNYTYFILAVSILLVFIVLLLALYLRNIRRTSRIQKAHQKKIDEQNRELERIGKFKDRILSVVAHDVKTPLNSLKSTVDMYQEGMFNKEEMNMLTQQISTKLNEVNYFVNDLVLWAKSQMTQASARPNGFEIKGLVEKTISLLLWDAKRKGIEISDRTQPGMAYADEEMVKIVVRNFLANAIKYCDNGDQIILSTRSDSEERLLVVSVEDTGTGIPAEKLPYIFDEVNMSTEGTHHEIGTGLGLVLCRQYIEMNNGKIGVESERGKGSVFWFAIPLEEQGS